A genome region from Streptomyces antimycoticus includes the following:
- a CDS encoding carbohydrate ABC transporter permease produces MSATVSSRQTLDPAAPAHSTPRGGKGRNRAGRQLHGGKITYAVLILFTIGSLFPLVWTAIAASRTNTRLAQTPPPLWFGGNLFNNLDKAWNGANMGTALLNTTVVAGTVAASTVLFSTIAGFAFAKLRFRFKNILLMLTIGTMMVPPQLSVVPLYMMVAKLEWTDQLQAVIVPTLVSAFGVFFMRQYLTQALPTELIEAARMDGASSLRIIWHVVFPAARPAMAVLGMLTFVQSWNDFFWPFIALTQNGNPTMQVALTGLSRGYTPDQSLIMAGALLGTLPLLIAFVLFGKQIVGGIMQGAVKG; encoded by the coding sequence GATCCAGCAGCTCCCGCGCACAGCACCCCGCGGGGCGGAAAGGGCCGCAACCGGGCGGGCAGGCAACTGCACGGCGGCAAGATCACCTACGCCGTGCTGATCCTGTTCACCATCGGCTCGCTCTTCCCGCTGGTGTGGACCGCCATCGCCGCCTCCCGCACCAACACCCGGCTGGCCCAGACGCCCCCGCCCCTGTGGTTCGGCGGCAACCTCTTCAACAACCTGGACAAGGCGTGGAACGGCGCCAACATGGGCACCGCGCTGCTCAACACGACGGTAGTGGCGGGCACGGTCGCGGCGTCGACCGTGCTGTTCTCGACCATCGCGGGCTTCGCCTTCGCCAAGCTGCGCTTCCGCTTCAAGAACATCCTGCTGATGCTCACCATCGGCACGATGATGGTGCCGCCCCAGCTCAGCGTGGTGCCGCTGTACATGATGGTGGCCAAGCTGGAGTGGACCGACCAGCTCCAGGCGGTCATCGTGCCGACCCTCGTCAGCGCCTTCGGGGTCTTCTTCATGCGGCAGTACCTCACCCAGGCGCTGCCGACCGAGCTGATCGAGGCGGCGCGGATGGACGGCGCGAGCAGCTTGCGGATCATCTGGCATGTCGTCTTCCCGGCGGCGCGTCCGGCGATGGCGGTGCTGGGAATGCTCACCTTCGTCCAATCGTGGAACGACTTCTTCTGGCCGTTCATCGCGCTCACGCAGAACGGCAACCCGACCATGCAGGTGGCATTGACGGGTCTGAGCCGGGGGTACACCCCGGATCAATCACTGATCATGGCGGGGGCGCTGCTGGGCACCCTGCCGCTGCTGATCGCCTTCGTCCTCTTCGGCAAGCAGATTGTGGGGGGCATCATGCAGGGCGCGGTCAAGGGCTGA